Proteins co-encoded in one bacterium genomic window:
- a CDS encoding aspartate carbamoyltransferase catalytic subunit has product MIGRDILGIEDLSRDDIETILETAERMQEIGNREVKKVPTLRGRTHINLFFEPSTRTQTSFEIAGKRLAADVVNFSVSSSSVTKKETLLDTAKTLDAMDPDVVVVRHKVAGVPHRLAEVLEAPVINAGDGAHEHPSQALLDMLTVREQKGHIEGLTVTIIGDIAHSRVARSNIYGFSKLGAEVRVAGPPTMLPAGIESLGVKAYTNLREAIEGADVVMALRIQMERLEGACFPSVREYAATFGLDRAKLRFAEEDAIVMHPGPVNRGVELAHDLADHRPSVILDQVRNGVALRMALLYLVAGRGGR; this is encoded by the coding sequence ATGATCGGCCGCGACATCCTCGGGATCGAAGACCTGTCCCGGGACGACATCGAGACGATCCTCGAGACCGCCGAGCGGATGCAGGAGATCGGCAACCGCGAGGTCAAGAAGGTGCCGACCCTGCGTGGCCGGACCCACATCAACCTCTTCTTCGAGCCGTCGACGCGGACCCAGACGAGCTTCGAGATCGCCGGCAAGCGATTGGCCGCGGACGTCGTGAACTTCTCGGTCTCGAGCTCGAGCGTGACGAAGAAGGAGACGCTCCTCGACACGGCGAAGACCCTCGACGCGATGGACCCCGACGTCGTCGTCGTGCGCCACAAGGTCGCCGGCGTGCCACACCGCCTGGCGGAGGTCCTCGAAGCCCCGGTGATCAACGCCGGTGACGGTGCGCACGAGCATCCCTCCCAGGCGCTCCTCGACATGCTCACGGTTCGCGAGCAGAAGGGCCACATCGAAGGCCTCACGGTCACGATCATCGGCGACATCGCCCACAGCCGCGTGGCCCGCTCGAACATCTACGGTTTCAGCAAGCTCGGCGCCGAGGTCCGGGTCGCCGGGCCGCCGACGATGCTCCCCGCCGGCATCGAGAGCCTCGGGGTGAAGGCCTACACGAACCTGCGCGAGGCGATCGAAGGGGCGGACGTCGTGATGGCGCTTCGCATCCAGATGGAACGCCTCGAAGGCGCCTGCTTCCCGAGTGTTCGCGAGTACGCGGCGACCTTCGGCCTCGACCGGGCCAAGCTCCGCTTCGCGGAGGAGGATGCGATCGTGATGCACCCCGGCCCGGTGAATCGCGGGGTCGAGCTCGCCCACGATCTCGCCGACCATCGACCGAGCGTGATCCTCGACCAGGTCCGCAACGGCGTCGCCCTCCGCATGGCGCTCCTCTACCTGGTTGCCGGTCGGGGAGGGCGCTAG
- the pyrR gene encoding bifunctional pyr operon transcriptional regulator/uracil phosphoribosyltransferase PyrR: protein MVLDDESIRRALMRIAHEIVESADGTERLYLVAIPNGGVPLGRLLVDNLESLTGTRPPIGILDTTLYRDDLSTRGSRPQLRKTEMPSSVDDRVVVLVEDVVNTGRTIRAGMDALMDFGRPSHVRVVALVDRGHRELPIKIDYVGKNIPTQPSDKVVFRAALPEDGEPTSEDQGEDGPTRVGALELSVLEADAEQGGSR, encoded by the coding sequence GTGGTTCTCGACGATGAGTCGATCCGGCGCGCGCTCATGCGCATCGCGCACGAGATCGTCGAGAGCGCCGACGGAACCGAGCGGCTCTACCTCGTCGCGATCCCGAACGGTGGTGTTCCCCTCGGCCGGCTGCTGGTCGACAACCTCGAGAGCCTGACCGGGACGCGGCCGCCGATCGGCATCCTCGACACGACGCTCTACCGCGACGATCTCTCGACCCGAGGGAGCCGGCCCCAGCTGCGCAAGACCGAGATGCCGTCGTCGGTCGACGACCGGGTCGTCGTCCTCGTCGAAGACGTGGTCAACACCGGCCGGACCATCCGAGCCGGGATGGACGCCCTGATGGACTTCGGGCGCCCCTCCCACGTGCGCGTCGTGGCCCTGGTCGATCGCGGCCACCGCGAGCTGCCGATCAAGATCGACTACGTGGGCAAGAACATCCCGACTCAGCCGAGCGACAAGGTCGTCTTCCGAGCGGCTCTTCCCGAAGACGGCGAGCCCACGTCCGAGGATCAGGGCGAGGACGGGCCGACCCGCGTGGGCGCCCTCGAGCTCTCGGTCCTCGAGGCGGACGCGGAACAAGGGGGGAGCCGATGA
- a CDS encoding dihydroorotase, with protein sequence MSRMIVRNGRLLDPSQELDLEAGRAELLIEDGRIATLAIGGDPIPQDGAEIVDAEGSWIVPGLIDVHAHLREPGQEYKEDLASGGTAAVAGGFTQVACMANTDPVNDDPSVTKYILDRAEKESPAKVRVIAAATRGLRGEVMTEMMALREAGAVAFSDDGATITDAGAMRRVLEYSKMADAPVVVHAEDCALRGGGVVNEGPVATRLGLPGNPAAAEEVMVARDVRLASLTGAHLHVAHVSTAGAVHIIRKAREAGIRVTAEVTPHHLTLTDEATMGFDTNTRVAPPLRSRADVDALRAALAEGVIDAIATDHAPHASHEKEVEFTEAPPGMIGLETAVAVCLDLVRDETLTPLELVRRLSTEGARILGLEGGSLREGGPGDVALIDPAREWTYDPAQGFSKSRNSPWAGETFTGRVKATIVDGRLVYDVDRGVLIR encoded by the coding sequence ATGAGTCGAATGATCGTTCGCAACGGGCGTCTGCTCGACCCGAGCCAGGAACTCGATCTCGAGGCGGGCCGCGCCGAGCTGCTGATCGAGGACGGTCGGATCGCGACCCTCGCGATCGGCGGGGATCCGATTCCGCAGGACGGGGCCGAGATCGTCGATGCCGAGGGGTCGTGGATCGTGCCCGGCCTGATCGACGTCCACGCCCACCTGCGAGAGCCCGGCCAGGAGTACAAGGAAGACCTGGCGAGCGGCGGGACCGCGGCCGTCGCAGGCGGCTTCACGCAGGTCGCCTGCATGGCGAACACGGATCCCGTCAACGACGATCCGTCGGTCACGAAGTACATCCTCGATCGCGCCGAGAAGGAGTCGCCCGCCAAGGTGCGCGTGATCGCGGCGGCGACCCGCGGGCTGCGCGGCGAGGTCATGACCGAGATGATGGCGCTTCGCGAGGCGGGGGCCGTCGCCTTCAGCGACGACGGCGCGACGATCACGGACGCCGGCGCGATGCGCCGGGTGCTCGAGTACTCGAAGATGGCCGATGCGCCGGTCGTCGTGCACGCCGAGGACTGCGCGCTCCGAGGGGGCGGGGTCGTGAACGAGGGGCCGGTCGCGACGCGGCTCGGTCTGCCGGGCAACCCCGCCGCGGCGGAAGAGGTCATGGTCGCCCGGGACGTGCGGCTCGCCTCGCTCACCGGCGCCCACCTCCACGTGGCCCACGTGTCGACCGCGGGGGCCGTCCACATCATCCGCAAGGCCCGGGAGGCCGGGATCCGCGTGACGGCCGAGGTCACGCCGCACCACCTCACGCTGACCGACGAAGCGACGATGGGCTTCGACACGAATACCCGCGTCGCGCCGCCGCTGCGTTCCCGGGCGGACGTCGACGCGCTGCGCGCCGCGCTGGCCGAAGGGGTGATCGACGCGATCGCGACGGACCATGCCCCCCATGCGAGCCACGAGAAGGAAGTCGAGTTCACCGAGGCGCCCCCCGGCATGATCGGCCTCGAGACGGCGGTCGCGGTCTGCCTCGACCTGGTCCGCGACGAGACGCTCACGCCCCTCGAGCTCGTCCGCCGCCTCTCGACCGAGGGCGCCCGGATCCTCGGTCTCGAGGGCGGCTCGCTGCGCGAGGGCGGGCCCGGTGACGTCGCCCTGATCGATCCCGCTCGCGAATGGACCTACGACCCGGCCCAGGGCTTCTCGAAGAGCCGGAACTCTCCGTGGGCGGGAGAGACCTTCACGGGCCGCGTCAAGGCGACGATCGTCGACGGTCGGCTCGTCTACGACGTCGATCGCGGCGTGCTCATCCGATGA
- the carA gene encoding glutamine-hydrolyzing carbamoyl-phosphate synthase small subunit, which yields MSKTSMTVDELLGRETAPAALALADGTIYRGRAFGARAVQSGEVVFNTSLTGYQEIATDPSYAGQIVTMTYTQIGNVGVNVMDDESRKPFLSGFVVKELFDTPSNYRSEGDLDAKLAAAGIPGLAGIDTRALVRRIRDGGAQVGVLSTDPGVQDTDELVERARQAPGLDGVDWVANVTTSSKYDFDEGVWAGVDGQLPRAARPGQRLKIVAYDFGVKKNILRLLVEQGFDVTVVPATTPASETLAMNPDGIFLSNGPGDPEAVEGVQPIVRELVQEKPVFGICLGHQILGLALGGRTRKLKFGHHGGNQPGKDLATGKVAICAENHGYAVEAESLRAAGEPVEITHINLNDETVEGIAHEAKPLFSVQYHPEASPGPHDAQYFFSRFREMVERSAAGERVTGAQICGGGKSA from the coding sequence ATGAGCAAGACCTCGATGACGGTCGACGAACTGCTGGGACGGGAGACGGCCCCGGCGGCCCTCGCCCTGGCGGATGGCACGATCTACCGGGGGCGCGCGTTCGGCGCGCGCGCGGTCCAGAGCGGGGAGGTCGTATTCAACACGAGCCTGACCGGCTACCAGGAGATCGCGACGGACCCGTCCTACGCGGGGCAGATCGTGACGATGACGTATACGCAGATCGGCAACGTCGGCGTCAATGTGATGGACGACGAGTCGCGGAAGCCGTTCCTTTCTGGCTTCGTCGTGAAGGAGCTCTTCGACACGCCCTCGAACTATCGCTCCGAGGGCGACCTCGACGCGAAGCTCGCGGCGGCCGGGATTCCGGGCCTCGCCGGGATCGATACGCGCGCGCTGGTGCGACGAATCCGCGACGGCGGCGCGCAGGTCGGTGTCCTGTCGACGGATCCCGGCGTCCAGGATACGGACGAGCTCGTCGAGCGCGCTCGCCAGGCGCCTGGGCTCGACGGGGTCGATTGGGTGGCGAACGTGACCACGTCTTCGAAATACGACTTCGACGAAGGCGTCTGGGCCGGCGTCGACGGGCAGCTGCCCCGCGCCGCGCGTCCGGGTCAGCGGCTCAAGATCGTCGCGTACGACTTCGGCGTGAAGAAGAACATCCTGCGGCTGCTCGTCGAGCAGGGCTTCGACGTGACGGTCGTGCCGGCGACGACGCCGGCGAGCGAGACCCTCGCGATGAACCCGGACGGGATCTTCCTCTCGAACGGTCCCGGGGATCCGGAGGCGGTCGAAGGGGTCCAGCCGATCGTTCGCGAGCTCGTCCAGGAGAAGCCCGTGTTCGGGATCTGCCTCGGCCATCAGATCCTCGGTCTGGCCCTCGGTGGCCGGACCCGGAAGCTCAAGTTCGGTCATCACGGGGGCAATCAGCCGGGCAAGGACCTCGCGACCGGGAAGGTCGCGATCTGCGCCGAGAACCACGGCTACGCCGTCGAGGCGGAAAGCCTCCGCGCCGCGGGAGAGCCCGTCGAGATCACCCACATCAATCTGAACGACGAGACCGTCGAGGGGATCGCCCACGAAGCGAAGCCCCTCTTCTCGGTCCAGTACCACCCCGAGGCCTCGCCTGGCCCGCACGACGCTCAGTACTTCTTCTCGCGCTTCCGCGAGATGGTCGAGCGGTCCGCGGCGGGCGAACGCGTGACCGGCGCCCAGATCTGCGGCGGCGGGAAGTCCGCCTGA
- the lepA gene encoding translation elongation factor 4: MSVDQSRIRNFCIIAHIDHGKSTLADRLLDATQSITEREKKDQFLDNMDLERERGITIKAQTARMNFVAEDGEEYVLNLIDTPGHVDFSYEVSRALAACEGALLIVDAAQGIEAQTLANAYLAVDADLELIPVINKIDLPSADPDRVAQEVEDIVGLDALDCLPVSAKTGQGVEAVLQAIVDKVPPPEGDREAPAQALVFDAWFDPYVGAVMLVRVVHGALHRRERVKFMVAGIEHEITQLNVIDPKPRKVESLAAGEVGMVVAGVKSLAEVQIGDTITTASGGAAEPLEGFQEVKPMVFSGLYPVDAEDYEDLKTALEKLELNDSSFSYEPETSAALGFGFRCGFLGFLHAEIVQERLEREYDLDLITTAPTVRYLVVPKEGEPFEIETPAALPDVQDIQQIEEPVVLATIHVPSEHLGAVLGLCQDRRGIQKDMGVHGNRVQVRYELPLNEIVTDFHDKLKSATRGYGSFDYELVGFRPAALQKLDVLVNGDPVDALSLIVHKDKAFNRGSELTKKLKEFIPRQQFPIAIQAAIGSRVIARTTVRAVRKNVIAKCYGGDITRKRKLLEKQKAGKKRMKMVGSVEIPQEAFLAALRLGDD; encoded by the coding sequence CGGAATCACGATCAAGGCCCAGACCGCGCGGATGAACTTCGTCGCCGAGGACGGCGAGGAGTACGTGCTCAACCTGATCGACACGCCCGGGCACGTCGACTTCTCCTACGAGGTCTCGCGTGCGCTCGCGGCGTGCGAAGGGGCGCTCCTGATCGTCGATGCCGCCCAGGGCATCGAGGCGCAGACGCTCGCGAACGCCTACCTCGCGGTCGATGCCGACCTCGAGCTGATCCCCGTGATCAACAAGATCGACCTGCCGAGCGCGGATCCCGACCGGGTGGCCCAGGAGGTCGAGGACATCGTCGGGCTCGATGCTCTGGACTGCCTGCCGGTCTCCGCCAAGACCGGGCAGGGCGTCGAGGCCGTGCTCCAGGCGATCGTCGACAAAGTGCCGCCGCCGGAGGGCGACCGTGAGGCGCCCGCCCAGGCGCTGGTCTTCGACGCCTGGTTCGATCCCTACGTGGGCGCGGTCATGCTCGTCCGAGTGGTGCACGGCGCGCTCCATCGTCGCGAACGCGTCAAGTTCATGGTCGCGGGCATCGAACACGAGATCACGCAGCTGAACGTGATCGACCCGAAGCCGCGCAAGGTCGAGAGTCTCGCGGCGGGCGAGGTCGGGATGGTCGTGGCGGGCGTGAAGTCCCTCGCCGAGGTCCAGATCGGCGACACGATCACGACGGCCTCCGGCGGCGCCGCGGAACCCCTCGAAGGCTTCCAGGAAGTGAAGCCGATGGTCTTCTCCGGGCTCTATCCGGTCGACGCCGAGGACTACGAAGACCTGAAGACGGCCCTCGAGAAGCTCGAGCTGAACGACTCGTCCTTCTCGTACGAGCCCGAGACGAGCGCGGCCCTCGGCTTCGGTTTTCGCTGCGGCTTCCTCGGCTTCCTGCATGCGGAGATCGTCCAGGAGCGGCTCGAGCGCGAGTACGACCTCGATCTGATCACGACGGCGCCGACGGTCAGGTACCTGGTCGTGCCCAAGGAGGGCGAGCCCTTCGAGATCGAGACGCCGGCCGCGCTCCCGGACGTACAGGACATCCAGCAGATCGAAGAGCCCGTCGTGCTCGCGACGATCCACGTCCCGTCCGAACACCTGGGCGCGGTCCTCGGACTCTGTCAGGACCGTCGCGGGATCCAGAAGGACATGGGCGTGCACGGCAACCGCGTGCAGGTCCGCTACGAGCTGCCGCTCAACGAGATCGTCACCGACTTCCACGACAAGCTGAAGAGTGCGACCCGGGGCTACGGCTCCTTCGACTACGAGCTCGTGGGGTTCCGCCCAGCGGCTCTTCAGAAGCTCGACGTGCTCGTGAACGGGGACCCGGTCGACGCGCTCTCGCTGATCGTCCACAAGGACAAGGCCTTCAATCGCGGCTCCGAGCTGACCAAGAAGCTCAAGGAGTTCATCCCGCGCCAGCAGTTCCCGATCGCCATCCAGGCGGCGATCGGCAGCCGCGTGATCGCGCGGACGACGGTGCGCGCGGTCCGGAAGAACGTGATCGCGAAGTGCTACGGCGGCGACATCACGCGAAAGCGCAAGCTGCTCGAGAAGCAGAAAGCGGGCAAGAAGCGCATGAAGATGGTCGGCAGCGTCGAGATTCCGCAGGAGGCGTTCCTCGCCGCGCTGCGCCTGGGAGACGACTAG
- the lepB gene encoding signal peptidase I: MADDAPNAAGEGDEEMPPEASTVDSIVEQVVTLVIAIGIALLIRQVLIEPFRIPSGSMFPTLLEGDHLFVNKLSYGPRIPFTELRLPGLGEPERGDIVVFEVARPMQRGYPDTMAVDRAPKGSRSEDFVKRLVGLPGDEITWRHGQVFVNGEPLAMQRVPEGWTEKESGKLYDRHIEDLGACRHSVLYDPIPRNWRLERGGPIIVEPGRYFMMGDNRDNSKDSREWGTVRLEELKGPAFILYWSWNVNGNMLSFFNPVNWFTAEKRWDRMFQGLDCDPVPGAAGD, translated from the coding sequence GTGGCCGACGACGCCCCGAACGCCGCGGGTGAGGGCGACGAGGAGATGCCGCCCGAGGCCTCGACCGTCGACTCGATCGTCGAGCAGGTCGTGACCCTCGTGATCGCGATCGGGATCGCGCTGCTGATCCGCCAGGTCTTGATCGAGCCCTTCCGGATTCCGTCGGGCTCGATGTTCCCGACGCTCCTCGAAGGTGACCATCTCTTCGTGAACAAGCTCTCGTACGGGCCGCGTATCCCCTTCACCGAGTTGCGCCTGCCGGGCCTGGGCGAGCCGGAGCGGGGCGACATCGTCGTATTCGAGGTCGCACGGCCGATGCAGCGCGGCTACCCGGACACCATGGCCGTCGACCGGGCGCCGAAGGGCTCCCGGAGCGAGGACTTCGTGAAGCGACTGGTCGGGCTTCCCGGGGACGAGATCACCTGGCGTCACGGTCAGGTCTTCGTGAACGGCGAGCCCCTCGCGATGCAGCGGGTACCGGAGGGCTGGACCGAGAAGGAGAGCGGGAAGCTCTACGACCGCCACATCGAGGACCTCGGCGCTTGCCGACATTCCGTCCTCTACGACCCGATTCCGCGCAACTGGAGGCTCGAGCGGGGTGGCCCGATCATCGTCGAACCGGGTCGCTACTTCATGATGGGTGACAACCGCGACAACTCGAAGGACAGCCGGGAGTGGGGCACCGTCCGCCTCGAGGAGCTGAAGGGGCCCGCGTTCATCCTCTACTGGTCCTGGAACGTGAACGGCAACATGCTCTCGTTCTTCAACCCGGTGAACTGGTTCACCGCCGAGAAGCGCTGGGATCGCATGTTCCAGGGCCTCGACTGCGACCCGGTGCCCGGCGCCGCCGGGGACTGA
- the carB gene encoding carbamoyl-phosphate synthase large subunit yields MPRRDDIHKIMVIGSGPIVIGQACEFDYSGTQACKALREEGYSVVLLNSNPATIMTDPETADRTYIEPMTVTSVEQIIAEERPDALLPTIGGQTALNLAIDLAEAGVLDKYDVQLIGANLEAINKAEDRQLFRAAMDKIGLKMPASGIATNLEEAREIQQRTGLPTIIRPSFTMGGSGGGVCEKMEDFDRMAQWALDQSPTNQILVEQSVTGWKEYELEVMRDNADNVVIICSIENFDAMGVHTGDSITVAPAQTLTDREYQEMRDAAIAIMREIGVDTGGSNVQFGVNPEDGTLIVIEMNPRVSRSSALASKATGFPIAKIAAKLAVGFSLDEIRNDITKETPASFEPSIDYVVTKIPRFTFEKFPNTDAELTTQMKSVGEAMAIGRTFKESFQKAIRSLEIGHMGFDAPELDDSGEKADEEASLWAQIDRPCATRPWALVEAFRRGATVEELFDRTKIDPWFLRNLQEIAVAEKRLAEAPEGERDAMLRPAKQLGFSDARIGVLWGKSEAEVRGDRHRLGVRPVYKRVDTCAAEFVAHTPYLYSTYEEECEADTTDRKKIMILGGGPNRIGQGIEFDYCCVHAVFALREAGFETIMVNCNPETVSTDYDTSDRLYFEPLTLEDVLEIVEVEKPDGVIVQFGGQTPLKLAVALEKAGAPIIGTSPDAIDRAEDRERFDALLEQLGLVRPEGDVARSSDEAEIIAERIGYPVLVRPSYVLGGRAMQIVQDVDELRRYMQFAVKASDEHPVLIDRFLADATEVDVDAICDGERVVVGGIMEHIEEAGVHSGDSACSLPPYSLAPDRISEIIDATRQLALEIGVRGLMNVQYAVKDEQVYVIEVNPRASRTVPFVSKAIGRPLAKLAARIMGGETLEQLEFTSEIVPSHYSVKEAVFPFVKFPGVDTILGPEMKSTGEVMGIDSSFGRAFAKSQIQAGNSLPTEGGTVLVSVRAEEHQRVFQPIQTLTEQGFKVVATRGTAETLARLGIDVEVINKVHEGSPHTADRIEGGDVALVINTTDSDPKSIEDSKSLRRAALLAGVPYCTTLAAARASADAIAAMRAESIGVRSLQRIHEAQ; encoded by the coding sequence TTGCCCCGACGAGACGACATCCACAAGATCATGGTGATCGGGTCCGGCCCGATCGTGATCGGCCAGGCCTGCGAGTTCGACTACTCGGGGACCCAGGCGTGCAAGGCCCTTCGCGAGGAGGGCTACAGCGTGGTCCTCCTGAACTCGAATCCGGCGACGATCATGACCGATCCGGAGACCGCGGATCGGACCTACATCGAGCCGATGACGGTGACGTCGGTCGAACAGATCATCGCCGAGGAGCGCCCGGACGCGCTCCTGCCGACGATCGGCGGGCAGACCGCGCTCAATCTGGCGATCGATCTCGCGGAGGCCGGCGTCCTCGACAAGTACGACGTGCAGCTGATCGGTGCGAACCTCGAGGCGATCAACAAGGCCGAGGATCGCCAGCTCTTCCGCGCGGCGATGGACAAGATCGGTCTCAAGATGCCGGCTTCCGGGATCGCGACGAACCTCGAAGAGGCCCGCGAGATCCAGCAGCGGACGGGCCTCCCGACGATCATCCGGCCGAGCTTCACGATGGGCGGCTCCGGCGGCGGCGTCTGCGAGAAGATGGAGGACTTCGACCGGATGGCGCAGTGGGCGCTCGATCAGTCGCCCACGAACCAGATCCTCGTCGAGCAGTCCGTCACGGGCTGGAAGGAGTACGAGCTGGAGGTGATGCGCGACAACGCGGACAACGTCGTCATCATCTGCTCGATCGAGAACTTCGACGCCATGGGCGTCCACACGGGCGACTCGATCACCGTCGCCCCGGCCCAGACCCTGACCGACCGCGAGTACCAGGAGATGCGCGACGCGGCGATCGCGATCATGCGCGAGATCGGCGTCGACACGGGCGGCTCGAACGTCCAGTTCGGGGTGAACCCGGAAGACGGCACGCTGATCGTGATCGAGATGAACCCGCGCGTCTCGCGCTCCTCGGCGCTCGCGTCGAAGGCGACCGGCTTCCCGATCGCGAAGATCGCGGCGAAGCTCGCCGTCGGCTTCTCCCTCGACGAGATCCGGAACGACATCACGAAGGAGACGCCTGCGTCCTTCGAGCCGTCGATCGACTACGTCGTGACGAAGATCCCTCGATTCACCTTCGAGAAGTTCCCGAACACGGACGCCGAGCTCACGACCCAGATGAAGTCCGTGGGCGAGGCGATGGCGATCGGTCGGACCTTCAAGGAGAGCTTCCAGAAGGCGATCCGCTCCCTCGAGATCGGCCACATGGGGTTCGATGCCCCGGAGCTCGACGACTCCGGCGAGAAGGCGGACGAGGAGGCATCGCTCTGGGCCCAGATCGATCGACCTTGCGCGACGCGCCCCTGGGCGCTCGTCGAGGCGTTTCGTCGGGGCGCGACCGTCGAGGAGCTCTTCGACCGAACGAAGATCGACCCCTGGTTCCTGCGCAATCTCCAGGAGATCGCGGTCGCCGAGAAGCGACTCGCGGAAGCACCCGAGGGCGAGCGGGACGCAATGCTCCGACCGGCCAAGCAGCTGGGCTTCTCGGACGCGCGGATCGGCGTGCTCTGGGGCAAGAGCGAGGCCGAGGTCCGGGGCGACCGCCACCGCCTCGGCGTCCGCCCGGTCTACAAGCGCGTCGACACGTGTGCCGCGGAGTTCGTGGCCCACACGCCGTACCTCTACTCCACCTACGAGGAGGAGTGCGAGGCGGACACGACCGACCGCAAGAAGATCATGATCCTCGGCGGTGGACCGAACCGGATCGGGCAGGGGATCGAGTTCGACTACTGCTGCGTCCACGCGGTCTTCGCGCTGCGTGAGGCCGGCTTCGAGACGATCATGGTCAACTGCAACCCCGAAACGGTCTCGACGGACTACGACACGAGCGACCGTCTCTACTTCGAGCCGCTCACCCTCGAGGACGTGCTCGAGATCGTCGAGGTCGAGAAGCCCGACGGCGTGATCGTGCAGTTCGGCGGGCAGACTCCGCTCAAGCTCGCCGTCGCCCTCGAGAAGGCTGGCGCCCCGATCATCGGCACGAGCCCCGACGCGATCGATCGCGCCGAGGACCGCGAGCGCTTCGACGCGCTGCTCGAGCAGCTCGGCCTCGTCCGGCCGGAAGGCGACGTCGCGCGGAGTTCCGACGAAGCGGAGATCATTGCCGAGCGGATCGGCTACCCGGTGCTCGTCCGCCCGTCCTACGTGCTGGGCGGGCGCGCGATGCAGATCGTCCAGGACGTCGACGAGCTGCGCCGCTACATGCAGTTCGCGGTCAAGGCGTCGGACGAGCACCCGGTCCTGATCGACCGCTTCCTCGCCGACGCGACGGAAGTCGACGTGGATGCGATCTGCGACGGCGAGCGGGTCGTCGTCGGCGGCATCATGGAGCACATCGAGGAGGCGGGCGTCCACTCCGGCGACTCTGCCTGCTCCCTTCCGCCGTATTCGCTCGCTCCCGATCGGATCTCGGAGATCATCGACGCGACCCGTCAGCTCGCACTCGAAATCGGCGTTCGCGGCCTCATGAACGTCCAGTATGCGGTCAAGGACGAGCAGGTGTACGTGATCGAGGTGAATCCCCGGGCGTCACGAACCGTCCCCTTCGTGTCGAAGGCGATCGGCAGGCCGCTCGCCAAGCTCGCCGCGCGGATCATGGGCGGCGAGACCCTGGAGCAGCTCGAGTTCACGAGTGAGATCGTCCCGAGCCACTACTCCGTCAAGGAAGCGGTCTTCCCCTTCGTGAAGTTCCCGGGTGTCGACACGATCCTCGGCCCCGAGATGAAGAGCACCGGCGAGGTCATGGGCATCGACTCGAGCTTCGGCCGCGCCTTCGCGAAGAGCCAGATCCAGGCCGGCAACAGTCTCCCCACCGAGGGCGGGACCGTTCTGGTGTCGGTCCGCGCCGAGGAGCACCAGCGGGTCTTCCAGCCGATCCAGACCCTGACGGAACAGGGGTTCAAGGTCGTCGCGACGCGAGGGACCGCCGAGACCCTCGCGCGACTGGGCATCGACGTGGAAGTGATCAACAAGGTCCACGAGGGCTCACCGCATACCGCCGATCGGATCGAAGGCGGCGACGTGGCGCTCGTGATCAACACGACGGACAGCGATCCGAAGTCGATCGAGGATTCGAAGTCCCTTCGCCGCGCCGCGCTGCTCGCCGGCGTGCCGTACTGCACGACGCTCGCGGCGGCGCGGGCCTCCGCAGACGCGATTGCGGCGATGCGAGCGGAGTCCATCGGTGTCCGAAGTCTCCAACGCATCCATGAGGCTCAGTAG